Part of the Zea mays cultivar B73 chromosome 4, Zm-B73-REFERENCE-NAM-5.0, whole genome shotgun sequence genome is shown below.
ACAAGGATaatgctataattcattttataaTTTTGGTGTAATGTATATCAATGCTTAGTAATATAATTTGTTGTAATATAATTTTGGTATGACGTTTTATAACTTTAATTTGTTGTAATATATACAGTCAATGCAACGACATTTAAAAATACTACAATAAAGGAATATCGTGGCAAATATATCTTTTTCTTTGCAATGTCTAATAATTATATTGTAATATATGTCAACCTTTTGCAATGGAGATTAAAATTATGACAacaacattttgcaatgaaattcaAGTTTATCACAACAAAGAAAATATGTGGCATAACTGTCAATCAATTGCATCTTTTTTAGTGGTAGCAAATAACCTCGTTTTTTACAACGAAAGTCATGATTATCGCAATGCACAAAAACAGTGCCACAAATGTGTATATTTTGTAACCAGTTAAAGGTTGTGGCAATAACTATACATAATGCAATAAATTTAGTGCTGTCGGCATTAGGGTGCTTTtgcaataagttttctagtggtaATAATAACATCTTTCTCTTGTAACAAAAGTCATGATTCTCGCATTGTAACCACTTTTAAAGGTTGTGATAATAATTAACACCTAATACTACAAATTTAGTGTTGTTGCAAAATCCGGTGTGGATTTTGCAACAACTGTTCTAGTGTTAGTAATAATACCTTTCTATTGCATCGAAATTCATGGTTATCACAATGCACAAAAATAGTGGCAAAACGGTCCAAatattgcaaccacttttaaagtCTGTGGCAATAACTAACACCTAATGCAACAAAAATAGTGTTGTTGCAATATCCCCATGGCACTAGGGTAATTTTGCAACAACTGTTTTAGTGGTAGTAATTAACACATAATGCAACAAAAATAGTGTTGTTGCAATATCCCCGTGGCACTAGGGTAATTTTGCAACAACTGTTCTAGTGGTAGCAATAACACATTTCTCTTGCAACGAAAGTCATGATTATCGCAATGCATAAAAAGAGTGGTAAAACGGTCCATatattgcaaccacttttaaaggaTGTGGCAATAACTAACACCTAATGCAACAAAATAGTGTTGTTGCAATATCTGCCTTGGCACTAGGGTAATTTTGCAACAACTATTCTAGTGGTAGCAATAACACCTTtctcttgcaatgatagtcatggtTATCGCAATGCATAAAAATAGTGGCAAAACGGTCCATATATCGCAACCACTTTTAAAGGATGTGGCAATAACTAACACCTAATGCAACAAAAATAGTGTTGTTGCAATATCCGCCGTGGCATTAGGGTGATTTTTTAGTAgtgatatggcgaagctgctaaaggggcgaagctagtcccatgcccgtgcggcAAATGTGACAATcgaaaaagaaaaccaaagaaggtcatggtagaacatatttggaagaatggatttacgccgggctatactcggtggatatttcatggtgaagcgcatcgtacgagagaggaggtgttgagacaacgtgtcgaggattatgacgcggatgcgggggtagcagatatgttgaacgactatcaggaggcacaatacacgggaggatgtatggatgacgagccagagccgactgcaaaggcgttctacgacatgttcgacgcggcacagaaaccccttcacggccagacaaaggtttctcaactggatgccattgggcgtgtaatggcattcaagtcgcagtacagcatgagtagagacgcattcgatggcttgttgacggttattgggagtctgcttccggatgatcacgttatgccaaagagcatgtacgaggcacaaaaactacttcgtgcactcaagatgacgtatgagcagattcatgcttgtccgaagggctgcgtgctatttaggaaagaatacgcagaggcaaagtactgtcccaagtgtaattcgtctaggtttatggaggtagactctggtgatggacagaagaggcagctcgacatccccttgacaatcctacgacaccttccgttcataccgaggatccagcgtctttacatgacagaggaatccgcgaaacagatgacatggcacaaaaatggaaaacgatacaatcctgacaagatggtgcacgcatcagatggtgaagcatggaaacactttgatgacattcaccgtgagaaagccgaagaggctcgtaatgtacgtgttgcgttggccacagatgggttcaatccctatggaatgagcgctgccccgtacacatgttggcccgtgtttgttatcccaaacaatctcccccctggtgtgtgctttcaaaggcagaatatattcgtgtcgttgataattccaggATACCCGGgcaacaaaatgggcgtgtatatggagcctttgatcgatgaattggtacgtgcctgggaggaaggggtatggccgtatgaccgagctacgaagacaaacttcagaatgcatgtttggtaccagtactccatgcatgacttaccggcgtatgggctattctgtgcctggtgtgttcacggtaagttcccatgcccagtttgcaaggaagctcttaggttcatttggttgaaaaagggtggcaaatattcgtccttcgataaacatcgacaatttcttcctgctgaccatccattccgcctagacatcaagaactttacgaaaggtgtcgttgtgacagaccgcccacctgcaacgatgactggtgccgaaattcgtcaacagatagatgggctcgtggccaatacagaaggtggttttgtgggatatggtgagcagcatatgtggacacataagtctggcttgactcggctcccctattatgacgacctgctccttccacacaacattgacgtgatgcacactgaaaaaaatgttgccgaggcactgtgggcaacaattatggacattcctgataagtcaaaggataatgtgaaggcaagagtggatctggcagcgttatgtgatagaccaaaactagagatgaagccgccaagtggcggaaagacatggagaaggcctaaggccgatttcgtcctaagcagggcccagaggaaggaagtacttcagtggatcaagatgttgatgttccctgatgggtatgcagctaacctgagtaggggggtgaacttatctactatgcgagtcttagggatgaagagtcatgacttccacatatggattgaacggattcttcctgcgatggttcgaggctatgtccctgagcatgtctggctaacgctttcagagttgagctatttcttccgtcagctttgtgcaaaagagttatctcgaacCGTGGTTGgaaacttggaaagattggcccccgtgttactgtgtaagcttgagaagatatttccacccggcttcttcaatccaatgcagcatttgattcttcatctcccctatgaggcacgaatggggggccccgtgcagggacgttggtgctatccaatcgagagatgtctaaagactattcgaaagaaatgtagaaataaatgcaaaatcgaggcttccattgcagaggcatacattctagaggaggtctcaaacttcacaacaacttattatggtgacaaactgccgagcgtgcataatccaccccctcgttacaatgatgacgacaatgaatcgaaccttagcatatttcgaggccaactcggaagcgcaagtggctcgaccacgaagaccctgacacatgaagagtggcgacatatcatgctatacgtattgaccaaccttgaagaggtgacgccatacatggaacaatttcttcatgaattctggcgtcgatcaagggaccccactccacaggaatatgacgctcttcttagaaagggtgcgagaaatgggttgcccgatttcatttcctggttcaaacgtaaggtacgtgcttagtttgtaaaagagatacgcctttgaactcaatttagcgtcttttaacttgcgaatacttgcagggccaaagagatccgtctatgagtgccgagttgagacaagtagccaacggctttgcttatagggtcaagaaatattctgggtatgacgtcaatggataccgttttcgcacaacacactacgaccaaagtcgacCCAAtcagaaaacaacgtgttctggagtctttacgccgggccttgacaatgtcgattattttggacgaattgaagaaatatatgagctcaatttttatggttccaaacctcttactccagtgatattcaaatgtcattggtttgaccctcaagtgacgagacaaacacattctaatcttgggatagtcgaaattcgacaagattccaccttagcatgagacgatgtctatatcgtggcccaacaggccacacaagtgtattatctcccatatgcgtgtcaaatgaaagaacatcttaagggttgggatgttgtgtataaggtatcgccgcatgggaggttacctgttcctaacgatgaagattacaacttagacccggacacatatgatggagagttcttccaagaagatgggctagaagggcgatttgagatagacttaacagaagctatcggaatggacgtagatattgaaatggttgttgatgaggaggatgatgaggtgcaaaatgataatgacttagtaatccttgaaggcaatgatgaggttgcgtcttccgatggtgttgagattgaaatgcttgatagtgatgatgagagttttgatccggctaaccccgacacatatgaagattatttttaatcgatgtaatgctatatgactttttatttcgcacctgtttttaaatacatctttttatatgtgcttatttgtttactcttaattgcaggttgttggacaaatatggtgggcggtttcctgaggaggaggaggaggagggggaggaggagtaggacggcggacgatgcagagcaggcagcgcagcagcacgaggcagagcaggcagcgcagcagcaggcggcgcctcaggacgacgaccagcagcagcaggacgacgacgaccagcagcaggacgcctcaggttcaggcggctctagttcgaggagcatctacctgcgaggccccgcgagtctcccgccttgtcccatacttcgggacagacggccgttgattcggccggaaggggagaggtatgtaactttatgttcttcattcttgttcatattatgtgttcaaaatcataatataaactaatactttttatttatcacttggacaggtcttggacggttttggattatgctgggggtcatcgtcgcccccccaacaacatcctcggcctgctgtgcagggaacacttccctggacttgtggagtacgccggagtgacgggcccagccttcaccttcgaccactacgccgtcgcccccgatgcagtagaccgggacggcagggaattcaataacaaggcggagcgggtgaagcaagagctgtgggtaagtcttagtataatataaaatatgtcacattcgttgcaaattcttgaaataatgtatggatacatcgtttttgtatgcaggatttcttcagatgcgatgctggatacgaggctagggcggatgtggtggccaccacgtgctgtaagaagctcgtcgtggacatgcactatgaggcccgcatccaggccatcatcacctaccacggctccgtccttggggagaaggtgaccaaacctcaagcccgaaccatgtcgttgaccagggagcagtacctgcaggtaaagtcatgcatgtttggtacaagtactccatgcatgaattttattttatcttctgatatgcactttatgtgtttactttgcaggtgattccacattggtgcgccgcacatcctctctgctgggagcagatggtggataggtggtgttcggctgagtgggacgaggcgcacgcagctagccgggaacggcgtttgcagatgcaaggcccctcgcaccaccaaggcagccggagcctgggccaatatgccgaagcatgggtacgccaccttttttatttagatatatagcactaagttagatattatttctaactatctcgttggttttcgttgcagtcggcgtcacatggtggcagaccttgttccaccttctcggcctatgctatggcccataagggtaaggcgacgtccgacgtcacctacaacccagatgacgggcccgaggcctacaccaaccccgccgtctacagccgcctccatgactacaccgccatggcgcaggaggtccatggcccagactatgatccgagcaccgagcctatcgaccccgatgtgctcatgagggtcggaggaggcaagagacatgggcggtactggattgccgacggggcaatcgactcgtcctccactcccactctgtctcaggtgagagcaaggagcacgggctagagcccagccattcgacctcggcacgacagctcacatcatcgcatacagcaactcgaggttagtgattctataactcgtccttcctttagttatatatctagtctttgagttactataacgttggcttgtaatattacagacccaactagaagagatggaggcgaggataatggcggagcgggcggcggctgatcagaggatggcggagatattccagtacatgtagagccttggcgccgcacagggcatcgctccgccacctccattgttccccccagttgaccctactctcttccacactcctatgagtatcaaaattgtagttagatgtttgtaatgcatctggtataacacatgctatctcttctctgtgcagggccaatctggggcggcatccaacaaccctccggaagggttcagcccaacgcaaccccggccaaaccgcccacctccatgagtcattgttttagacttcagaacttatgtataatacttatgtttctgtttgatacttatgtgagagcttgcgacgtttgagacttatgtttgtgtttaatacttgtgttgaacacttatgtttgtgatggatatttatgtttgtggtcacggttttatgtttgtgttggctatttatgtctgtgatgatatctgtgatgtatatatgtgatatatatgtgatatcttctgtttatgtggatggaaaacaaaaaacaaataaaaaaggtacatactggtcactttgccgagtgtaacactcggcaaaggggctctttgccgagtgtctgggtcataacactcggcaaagagcacagacctgggcaccggcttaggttctttgccgagtgttatgttgctggcactcggcaaagaggtcggctttgccgagtgccaattgggacactcggcaaagagcctgacacggggaccctccctggcgggctatttgccgagtgtcccaactgacactcggcaaagaaggcggctttgccgagtgctgccaggaggacactcggcaaagatatcttcgttgccgagtatcaccgttgacactcggcaaagccgccgtctccgtcaaccggcgccgtaacggtcgcttttctttgccgagtgctacctgacactcggcaaagatatttgccgatgcactgtttgccgagccttctttgccgagtgttacactcggcaaagcctttgccgagtgtttttaaggcttcgccgagtgcttccggcactcggcgaagctattgattccggtagtgctagTCGCGTTTTCTATTCATATTCTACTGATGAGTTCAGGAAAAAGCAGATCGAGATAACCTTCGTTTCAGCTCTTTACGGTGCACGCCGCCGTGTCTAGCTCTAGCAGTAATTGCTAGGAACGAAGCAAGCATAGGGTATGGCCAGCACGCACAGGTTGACCATGGCTGGCTTTAGGTAGGTCGCTCGTAGTTTCGTGTAGGTGGATAGCTAGCTCAATGACAATATAACGAGTATAATAAATAGCGTTGTCCGCCCACCGGAACAATGGCAGGACGTAACGCATCACATATGGCGATGGCGAGCAGATCCTCCACGACCGGAACGGCGGTGCTGTGCTTTCTTGTGGTGGTCTCCCTCTTCCTGGCCCCGTCGTTGTTCGTTGCCGGAACTGAAGCAGCAGCGGCCTACGGTACGTATTAATGCATGCTACGGTGCTGCAATATCTGTTCTTATGATCTGAATACATACTGGACGACGTGCGTCTCTTCTCTTCGTCCCATCGGTGCGGTGGTGCAGGTGCAGGTGCAGGTGCAGGCAGGAAGATGAAGCAGGCAGCTGCGGGAGCTGTGGCGACGAAGCAGGATGGCTACGGCTACCCTGCAACCAGTTCACCAGCGGGATACCCGGCGGTGCCTTGTTGCCCTCATCCACCTGAGGGCGGTCGGGGTTAAGAGAGAGCCCAGCTGCAGCTAGACTTCATGTGCATGATATTGCAGAATTACCGTCTCTGAATACAGATACAGAAACTAGCATTTATATACGAATCATATATTATCTATATCCTCATGCCATGAGAGATGTGTATCACTCTCGCTAAATAATTAGCAGCTACGACGCGCCTGCCTGTCACACTGTGCTACTATTCTATATTCCTGctccctctctctatatataCATACACACATATGTGTGTGTGAAATAAAGATTAGCTTGGAGCACCGCGCATCAATATTCTCACGGGTGTTTGAATACATTTGGATGTCCATATTAGGGCttcttcggttattcccaatacacatggattggatgggattggaaaaaattgtgaagaagtttgagttgtttgggattcaaacccatccaatcccgctcaattcacatggattgagagctaaccgaacaagcccttagaggGCATGAAATTAAATTGAGTTCAATACCAAATCATTCCTGATATTGAAATGAGATGTAATTCCAATTTTATTATTTGGTGTCACTGAATTGGAGTTTGGAATTGTATGGTAATCCACACAATACAGAGGGGTGCTGATCTGTATTGGAAGAGGGTTATTCTAATTATAATCCAATTCCAGAGAATTGGGTCTCCAATTCCAAATCTCAATTTTATGTGCAACCAAACAATAGAATTTTGGAAAGTTGATTCCAATTACCAATTCCGTGCTCCAATATCTACATCCAAATGGGgtatagagctaatagttagttggctaaaaaattaCTAGTGAATTATCTAACTAACAAATAtctagctaactattaactaatttgctaaaaatagctaatagatgAACTATTAGCCAGCCTGTTTGCATGTATTCAGTTAATTTTAGTATCGAattattagttctagtgcatCCAAACAGTCCCTCAATCTTCTCAAACTATCCTAGTCTCTTCGTGGAATCCTGAAAGTTTATTAAGGGGTGTTTGAAtgtacttgtcggggaccataattaggggtaccctcaagactcctaaatctcagctggtaacccccatcagcacaaagctgcaaaggcctgatgggtgcggctTAGTCAGGAATcgatccattcgagggacgcgatcacgcctcgcccgagcccagcctcgggcaagggcagccgaccccggaggatctacgtctcgcccgaggaccccctccagcaacggacacaccttcggctcgcccgaggcccagtcttcaccaagaagcaaccttggccaaatcgccacgccaaccgaccaaatcgcaggggcatttaatgcaaaggtggcctgacacctttatcctgacgcgcgccctccagttgacagagccgaagtgaccgtagtcacttcgccgctccactgaccggcctgacaaggggacagcgccgcctgcgccgctctgactgctgtgccactcgacagagtgaggctgacagcagccaagtccggccccaagccccataagaaactccgcttcgcccgaccccagggctcggactcgggctcagccccggaagacgacgaactccgcttcgcccgaccccagggctcgaactcgggctcagccccggaagacgacgaaccccgcttcgcccgaccccagggctcggactcagccctagcatcagccgacggtctccgcctcgcccgacccaggggctcggattcgacctcgaccttggaagacagactcgacctcaacctcggaggagcctccacctcgcccaacccagggcacggaccgaccacatcaacaggatgcgccatcattaccctgccccaagctgactgaggctacggggaacaagaccggcgtcccatctggctcgctcgactatacgagtaatgatggcgccccgcacgctctatgacgacggcggctctcagcccccttacggaagcaagaggacgttagcaaggactcgacagccccgacagctgtccttccaccaggctctggcgctcctccgacggccacgacatcacacgaaccgggtgccaaaatctctccggctgccacgatggcatgtacttagggcgctagctctcctccgctagacacgttagcacactgctacacccccattgtacacctggatcctttccttacgcctataaaaggaagatccagggccctcttacgagggttggccgcgcgaggaaggacgggacggcgctcgcgtgaggccgctcgctccctcccgcgtggacgcttgtaaccccctactgcaagcgcacccgacctgggtgcgggacaaacacgaaggccgcgggatttcacctctcacgcctgtctccctccggcttcttccccccttcgcgctccgtctcacgccgacccatctgggctggggcacgcggcgataatttactcgtcggtctagggaccccccgggttcgaaacgccgacagttggcacgccaggtaggggcctgctgcctgtttacgaacagcttcccgtcaagctccagatgggcagtctctagcaacct
Proteins encoded:
- the LOC100275439 gene encoding uncharacterized protein isoform X1; this encodes MAGRNASHMAMASRSSTTGTAVLCFLVVVSLFLAPSLFVAGTEAAAAYGAGAGAGAGRKMKQAAAGAVATKQDGYGYPATSSPAGYPAVPCCPHPPEGGRG
- the LOC100275439 gene encoding uncharacterized protein LOC100275439 precursor encodes the protein MAMASRSSTTGTAVLCFLVVVSLFLAPSLFVAGTEAAAAYGAGAGAGRKMKQAAAGAVATKQDGYGYPATSSPAGYPAVPCCPHPPEGGRG